In the genome of Myxococcus stipitatus, one region contains:
- a CDS encoding pitrilysin family protein, with product MAIRYALPNGLTVVFEEQHAAKVAAFQVWVKVGSADERPDQAGLAHLHEHMLFKGTERRGPGEIARDVEAHGGEINAWTSYDQTVYHIVIASQFAKMGLDILGDAVRRSAFDAEELAREIEVVCEEIKRSQDTPSRRASRDLFATAYERHPYRLPVIGTAESVRSFTREKVLEFYHRYYTPRNLVLSVSGDLDEKELRAWVDEIFGGDWGRPFEGMAKRVDEPAFTGRRILLRPDDVKEAWLHLAFPVPQAGHPDVPALDVLALMVGQGDASRLAREVKRRHNLVNDIHAFAYTPQDPGLFSVAMTLQPGHCERALEETARGLATLRATAVTADELSTAKALLESDAVYQRETVQGVARKMGYYQSGMGSLDEEARYYEAIRALTPEQVRAVAQKYFRLDHAIVTALLPEGAGLTEAQVHAVLDKVEREPAAPPPERKASKVSQGEPSLRLGAKGKGPSDIITEKLPSGATVLVRVEPAVPLFAVRAAFMGGLRYETAADNGITTLLSRSLTRGTPTRDAEEISQLVDIYAGSMGGMAGRNSMNLRGEFLSRHFEPAFRLFADSVLHPSFPEAEVARERTLMLQDILTREDKPSSVAFDLFNRTLYRTHPYRMPSLGEKESVEALGPDALRAYHARYMDPSQLVLTVVGDVKVDEVLALAREYFGKPKGKAAPAPAIATEARLESARVEKRVLAKAQTHLVMGFRGLTINDPRRHALEALTGVLSGQGGRLFVELRDKRSMAYSVSSFAVEGVEPGYFAAYMGTSPEKVDAALDGIRAELRRVREERIPEAELERAKQNLIGTHEIGLQRNGARAGMMAMDTLYGLNMDNFLHYAEHIAAVTPDQVLEVAREVIDFDRSALAIVGP from the coding sequence ATGGCCATCCGCTACGCGCTGCCCAACGGGCTCACCGTCGTCTTCGAGGAACAGCACGCCGCCAAGGTCGCGGCCTTCCAGGTCTGGGTCAAGGTCGGCAGCGCCGACGAGCGCCCGGACCAGGCGGGCCTGGCCCACCTGCACGAGCACATGCTCTTCAAGGGCACCGAGCGCCGTGGCCCCGGGGAAATCGCGCGGGACGTGGAGGCCCACGGCGGTGAAATCAACGCCTGGACCTCGTACGACCAGACCGTCTACCACATCGTCATCGCCAGCCAGTTCGCCAAGATGGGCCTGGACATCCTGGGCGACGCCGTGCGCCGCTCCGCGTTCGACGCGGAGGAGCTCGCGCGCGAAATCGAGGTGGTGTGCGAGGAGATCAAACGCAGCCAGGACACCCCCTCGCGGCGCGCCTCCAGGGACCTGTTCGCCACCGCCTACGAGCGCCACCCCTACCGGCTGCCCGTCATCGGCACCGCGGAGAGCGTGCGCAGCTTCACCCGCGAGAAGGTGCTGGAGTTCTACCACCGCTACTACACGCCCAGGAACCTGGTCCTCTCCGTCTCCGGTGACCTGGACGAGAAGGAGCTGCGCGCCTGGGTCGACGAGATTTTCGGCGGGGACTGGGGCCGGCCCTTCGAGGGGATGGCGAAGCGCGTGGACGAGCCCGCCTTCACGGGCCGCCGCATCCTCCTGCGCCCCGACGACGTGAAGGAGGCGTGGCTGCACCTGGCCTTCCCCGTCCCCCAGGCGGGGCACCCGGACGTGCCCGCGCTGGACGTGCTCGCGCTGATGGTGGGCCAGGGGGACGCGTCCCGGCTGGCGCGCGAGGTGAAGCGCCGCCACAACCTGGTCAATGACATCCACGCCTTCGCGTACACGCCGCAGGACCCGGGCCTGTTCTCCGTCGCGATGACGCTCCAGCCGGGCCACTGCGAGCGCGCGCTGGAGGAGACGGCGCGGGGCCTGGCCACGCTGCGCGCGACGGCCGTGACGGCAGATGAGCTGTCCACGGCCAAGGCGCTCCTGGAGTCGGATGCCGTCTACCAGCGCGAGACGGTGCAGGGCGTCGCGCGGAAGATGGGCTACTACCAGTCCGGCATGGGCAGCCTGGACGAGGAGGCCCGCTACTACGAGGCCATCCGCGCCCTGACGCCCGAGCAGGTGCGCGCGGTGGCCCAGAAGTACTTCCGCCTGGACCACGCCATCGTCACCGCGCTGCTGCCCGAGGGGGCCGGCCTCACGGAGGCGCAAGTCCACGCGGTGCTCGACAAGGTGGAGCGCGAGCCCGCCGCCCCGCCCCCGGAGCGTAAGGCGAGCAAGGTGTCCCAGGGGGAGCCCTCGCTGCGGCTGGGCGCCAAGGGCAAGGGCCCCAGCGACATCATCACGGAGAAGCTGCCCTCGGGCGCGACGGTGCTGGTGCGCGTGGAGCCCGCCGTGCCGCTGTTCGCGGTGCGCGCCGCCTTCATGGGCGGCCTGCGCTACGAGACGGCCGCGGACAACGGCATCACCACCCTGCTCTCCCGCAGCCTCACGCGCGGCACGCCCACGCGCGACGCCGAGGAGATTTCCCAGCTCGTGGACATCTACGCCGGCAGCATGGGCGGCATGGCCGGGCGCAACTCGATGAACCTGCGCGGCGAGTTCCTCTCGCGGCACTTCGAGCCCGCCTTCCGCCTGTTCGCGGACAGCGTGCTGCACCCGTCCTTCCCGGAGGCGGAGGTGGCCCGCGAGCGCACGCTGATGCTCCAGGACATCCTCACACGCGAGGACAAGCCCTCCAGCGTGGCGTTCGACCTGTTCAACCGGACGCTGTACCGCACGCACCCGTACCGGATGCCGTCGCTGGGTGAGAAGGAGTCCGTGGAGGCCCTGGGGCCCGACGCGCTGCGCGCCTACCACGCGCGCTACATGGACCCGTCGCAGCTGGTGCTCACCGTCGTGGGCGACGTGAAGGTGGACGAGGTGCTCGCGCTCGCGCGGGAGTACTTCGGCAAGCCCAAGGGCAAGGCCGCGCCCGCGCCGGCCATCGCCACGGAGGCGCGGCTGGAGTCGGCGCGCGTGGAGAAGCGCGTGCTGGCCAAGGCGCAGACCCACCTGGTCATGGGCTTCCGCGGCCTCACCATCAACGACCCGAGGCGCCACGCGCTGGAGGCGCTGACGGGCGTGTTGTCCGGCCAGGGCGGGCGGCTCTTCGTGGAGCTGCGCGACAAGCGCTCCATGGCCTACAGCGTGAGCAGCTTCGCGGTGGAGGGCGTGGAGCCGGGCTACTTCGCCGCGTACATGGGCACCAGCCCCGAGAAGGTGGACGCCGCGCTGGACGGCATCCGCGCGGAGCTGCGGCGCGTGCGCGAGGAGCGCATCCCCGAGGCGGAGCTGGAGCGCGCCAAGCAGAACCTCATCGGCACGCATGAAATCGGGCTCCAGCGCAACGGCGCCCGCGCGGGGATGATGGCCATGGACACCCTCTACGGGCTGAACATGGACAACTTCCTCCACTACGCGGAGCACATCGCCGCGGTGACGCCGGACCAGGTGCTCGAGGTGGCGCGCGAGGTCATCGACTTCGACCGGAGCGCGCTCGCCATCGTCGGCCCGTGA
- a CDS encoding nuclear transport factor 2 family protein produces MSKSLPWVTFALLSACTHSMPMPSPGPSSPRHASPEQAVQAYFRASDEGSGRQLRSAFHPDALMHWADGGDGALRTLTQLEWWQRLDDRTQAPAPASERHQTMLDREGSFALLEATSRWPSHTFVDLMLAMETPSGWRIVGKVFHKLAPGEELPRFPSAEQEIRAVLEGKIRAHALYSPALLLQTHTADCRYYRAHVEGERFAWESLSVGAAIYAALEDAGERDPDSPWNILKVEVRGSVAAAKLEVLFRGVRYIDHLLLVRTGGQWRISSAAWGDPRPSP; encoded by the coding sequence ATGTCGAAATCACTCCCGTGGGTGACGTTCGCGCTGCTCTCGGCGTGTACGCACTCCATGCCCATGCCCTCGCCCGGACCTTCCTCTCCGCGCCACGCGAGCCCCGAGCAGGCCGTCCAGGCCTACTTCCGCGCCTCGGATGAGGGCTCCGGCAGGCAGCTGCGCTCCGCGTTCCATCCCGACGCGCTCATGCACTGGGCGGACGGCGGCGACGGGGCACTGCGCACGCTGACGCAGCTGGAGTGGTGGCAGCGGCTGGACGACAGGACCCAGGCACCGGCCCCCGCGAGCGAGCGGCACCAGACGATGCTGGACCGGGAGGGCTCCTTCGCGCTGCTGGAGGCCACCTCCCGCTGGCCGAGCCACACGTTCGTGGACCTGATGCTCGCGATGGAGACTCCCTCGGGCTGGCGCATCGTGGGCAAGGTGTTCCACAAGCTGGCGCCGGGCGAGGAGTTGCCCCGCTTCCCTTCAGCGGAGCAGGAGATTCGCGCCGTGCTCGAGGGGAAGATTCGCGCCCATGCCCTCTACAGTCCGGCGCTGCTGCTCCAGACGCACACTGCGGACTGCCGCTACTACCGCGCCCACGTGGAGGGCGAGCGCTTCGCCTGGGAGTCCCTCTCGGTCGGCGCCGCGATCTACGCGGCCCTCGAGGACGCGGGCGAGCGGGACCCCGACAGCCCCTGGAACATCCTGAAGGTGGAGGTCCGGGGGAGCGTGGCCGCCGCGAAGCTCGAGGTCCTCTTCCGGGGCGTCCGCTACATCGACCACCTGCTGCTGGTGCGCACCGGTGGGCAGTGGAGGATTTCCTCCGCCGCCTGGGGTGACCCGCGCCCGTCGCCTTGA
- a CDS encoding LysR family transcriptional regulator, whose protein sequence is MDFPDLPFLRTFVAVYEARGVTEAASRLHRTQPTVSYQLRRLEETLGAPLFERRSARLVPTPLADRLFRFLGGFARDVQAVLQGAEEDRPLEVASVSGFGRYVLFPLLSEMESLHRSLTLRYPPADEVFRQVLEGRVDVGFSFRGTVHPRLLLTPVYEEKLVLVAGATWARRLRAQKDFRDVPLVTYDEGDYVVGRWLGHHFGRRHPHWYSTAHFEELEEVLDWVARGRGTAVVPDFCIPEGRGLHVVGWGKPALVNMVHAVQRDHAPVRPVVTELLTRLRKPARRAPR, encoded by the coding sequence ATGGACTTCCCGGACCTCCCCTTCCTGCGCACCTTCGTCGCCGTCTACGAAGCCCGAGGTGTCACGGAGGCCGCGTCGCGGCTGCATCGCACCCAGCCCACGGTGAGCTACCAGCTGCGGCGCCTGGAGGAGACGCTGGGCGCGCCGCTGTTCGAGCGCCGCTCGGCGAGGCTCGTCCCCACGCCGCTGGCGGACCGGCTCTTCCGCTTCCTCGGGGGCTTCGCCCGGGACGTGCAGGCGGTGTTGCAGGGCGCGGAGGAGGACCGGCCGCTGGAGGTGGCCTCGGTCTCCGGCTTCGGCCGCTACGTGCTCTTCCCCCTGCTCTCGGAGATGGAGTCGCTGCACCGCTCCCTGACCTTGCGCTACCCGCCCGCGGACGAGGTCTTCCGCCAGGTGCTGGAGGGACGGGTGGACGTGGGCTTCTCGTTCCGAGGCACCGTGCATCCCCGCCTGCTGCTGACGCCGGTGTACGAGGAGAAGCTGGTGCTCGTCGCGGGCGCCACCTGGGCGCGTCGCCTGCGAGCCCAGAAGGACTTCCGCGACGTGCCGCTGGTGACCTACGACGAGGGGGACTACGTCGTCGGCCGGTGGCTGGGGCATCACTTCGGCCGGCGCCATCCGCACTGGTACAGCACCGCCCACTTCGAGGAGCTGGAGGAGGTGCTGGACTGGGTGGCACGAGGCAGGGGCACCGCCGTGGTCCCCGACTTCTGCATCCCCGAGGGACGCGGCCTGCACGTGGTGGGCTGGGGCAAGCCCGCGCTGGTGAACATGGTGCATGCCGTGCAGCGAGACCACGCGCCCGTGCGCCCGGTCGTCACGGAGCTGCTCACCCGGCTGCGGAAGCCAGCGCGACGAGCGCCGCGCTGA